From a single Methanofollis sp. W23 genomic region:
- a CDS encoding translation initiation factor IF-5A: MKEQTETGKLKEGRYVVVDDEPCKILSISTSKPGKHGAAKARIDVVGIFDGQKRSIVQPVSAKVYVPIVERKLAQVISVAGSTVQLMDVKDFEMFEIDLAEDQLAGLEAGKEIPYLEALGKRKLDL, translated from the coding sequence ATGAAGGAACAAACTGAGACAGGAAAGTTAAAGGAAGGCAGGTACGTTGTGGTCGATGATGAACCCTGCAAGATTCTCTCGATCTCCACCTCCAAGCCTGGTAAGCACGGTGCGGCAAAGGCACGTATCGACGTGGTCGGGATCTTCGACGGGCAGAAGCGTTCCATTGTGCAGCCGGTATCGGCAAAGGTCTATGTGCCGATCGTCGAGCGCAAACTGGCGCAGGTCATCTCGGTCGCCGGCAGCACGGTGCAGTTGATGGACGTCAAGGACTTCGAGATGTTCGAGATCGACCTCGCTGAGGATCAGCTCGCCGGACTTGAAGCAGGGAAAGAGATCCCATACCTTGAGGCACTCGGTAAGCGGAAACTGGACCTCTGA
- the speB gene encoding agmatinase, whose translation MEVFLNNLFADAETEYTDARYVVFGVPYDGTSSYRAGSREAPGAIRAVSYNFETYIPGIGVDLWEVPVIDLGDIEPLSLPDLVVEQVEDTAAMIAADGKVPIMIGGEHTLTPGAVRAIKPQCYVVCDAHLDLRDEFGGTQWNHACATHRVMDLGVEDIFVIGARSGPAEEFELAGESEHIHVYSADEVRERGIGSVIEEIQAAVGDRSLYLSIDADAVDCCLTPGLGTPEPFGITTWDLRSVVRGFAAQASGFDYVEVCPVDAGQTAAVAAKLIREFIAWNWAGKEKV comes from the coding sequence ATGGAAGTATTCTTAAATAATCTTTTTGCGGACGCCGAGACCGAATATACCGATGCACGGTATGTGGTCTTCGGCGTGCCTTATGACGGCACGTCGTCGTATCGCGCGGGGTCGCGCGAGGCGCCGGGTGCAATCAGGGCCGTATCGTACAATTTCGAGACTTATATCCCGGGCATCGGCGTCGACCTCTGGGAGGTGCCGGTCATCGACCTCGGCGATATCGAACCGCTCTCCCTTCCCGACCTGGTGGTCGAGCAGGTGGAGGACACGGCGGCGATGATCGCGGCAGACGGGAAGGTTCCGATCATGATCGGCGGCGAGCATACGCTGACGCCGGGCGCGGTCAGGGCGATTAAGCCCCAGTGCTATGTCGTCTGCGACGCCCACCTGGACCTGCGCGACGAGTTTGGCGGGACACAGTGGAACCACGCCTGCGCGACCCACCGGGTGATGGACCTGGGGGTCGAGGACATCTTCGTTATCGGGGCCAGAAGCGGGCCTGCAGAGGAGTTCGAACTTGCCGGGGAGTCTGAGCATATCCACGTGTATTCTGCCGACGAGGTGCGGGAGCGGGGGATCGGTTCGGTGATCGAGGAGATACAGGCAGCGGTCGGGGACCGGAGCCTGTATCTCTCCATCGATGCCGACGCCGTCGACTGCTGTCTCACCCCAGGTCTTGGGACGCCTGAGCCCTTCGGGATCACCACCTGGGACCTGCGGAGCGTGGTGCGGGGCTTTGCCGCACAGGCGTCGGGCTTCGACTATGTCGAGGTCTGCCCGGTCGACGCCGGCCAGACTGCGGCCGTCGCCGCAAAATTGATCAGAGAGTTCATCGCCTGGAACTGGGCGGGGAAAGAGAAGGTCTAG
- a CDS encoding bifunctional fructose-bisphosphatase/inositol-phosphate phosphatase produces MDFIQWCGHLADRVEEAVREIAGTPEGGRYIKMGADGTPTEKIDQVAEDCVVAALQEEPVCKRLISEELGSMEVGGEKGTIYLDPVDGTYNAVHGIPFYTLSIGYGEDGILKKGFIRDLCTHETFWGETGKGAYVDGRPCQVSDTAYLKDSALSVYGRKFDPSTVLPLGQQIRRWRLLGASSLELAYVACGRLDGFVDVRNTLRVTDAAAGIVLCEAAGGMVTDLDGHPITFPDEVSMGRCLIATNGVIHNKVIEYLR; encoded by the coding sequence ATGGACTTCATACAATGGTGCGGGCACCTGGCCGACAGAGTGGAGGAGGCGGTCAGGGAGATCGCAGGCACGCCGGAAGGTGGGCGATATATCAAGATGGGTGCCGACGGCACCCCGACCGAGAAGATCGACCAGGTCGCGGAGGACTGCGTCGTGGCGGCTTTGCAGGAGGAACCGGTCTGCAAACGTCTCATCTCTGAGGAACTCGGGAGTATGGAAGTCGGCGGAGAGAAGGGCACGATCTACCTCGACCCTGTCGACGGGACCTACAACGCGGTGCACGGGATCCCCTTCTACACCCTCTCGATCGGCTACGGCGAGGACGGCATTCTGAAAAAAGGGTTTATCAGGGACCTGTGCACACACGAGACCTTCTGGGGAGAAACAGGCAAGGGCGCATATGTTGACGGCCGTCCATGCCAGGTCTCAGACACCGCCTATCTCAAGGACAGCGCCCTCTCGGTCTATGGACGGAAGTTCGACCCAAGCACCGTCCTCCCCCTCGGGCAGCAGATCCGGCGGTGGCGGCTCCTTGGTGCTTCTTCGCTTGAACTGGCCTATGTCGCCTGCGGGCGACTCGACGGGTTCGTGGACGTCAGGAACACCCTGCGGGTCACCGACGCCGCTGCGGGGATCGTCCTCTGCGAGGCGGCAGGGGGTATGGTCACCGACCTGGACGGCCACCCGATCACCTTCCCTGACGAGGTGAGTATGGGGCGCTGTCTCATCGCCACGAACGGCGTCATCCACAACAAAGTCATCGAATATCTGAGGTAA